The DNA region atttttgctATATTAGTTGGGGGCTGAACTGTACGGCTGTCCAAGTTAGTTAGGAGGTCAAGCTTAGGCTATATAAGCCATCATCCTTGTCATATGTAAGATGAGGTTGAAATTGATTAATAAGATTGGACAGAGACCGGCTCGAATGTTGCCACAACAAACAACAGACCATTCTGTTCTTTTCTATCGTGTGTGTTCTTAGATTTCAGTTTATAACACTCACCTTCTCAATTCTCACAAACTCATACttgattttctctctcctccctctTATACCTTGGACTTGACGAAGCAAACTCTTGCTAATTTTGCAGGAAAGATACAAATTTTCTTCATAGCTCAAACACAATCAAATCTCAATATTTACATATGCACACGAGTTCGATTACAAAAATCTATTGTGTTCCGTATGCTGTGTAGTGATTCCAAGTTAACAATATGCATGAAACATACATAAACAAAATTTTTACTACACCAATTGCCAAGTCACATTAACTTAACCAGGTAAGAAACCTAACATTTTTCACACATTAGAAACCCTCACTCTTCAGCTTTCTAAGCAACTAGAGataaccatagtgcaaaaataaggtcGCATCACATAGCATCGACAGCGTTATAAAGGTTTGGTTTTTATCCCATGTAGTCAAGGTATAAAAAATTGCATTTTAGGTCGTTTTGAGGGTCATATCATGTTTACGGCTGATATTAGGTGTTATGACAACCGATCACTGCTATGCCACTGTGTCGTTGCCGTAATCATGCATTTTTGCACCACGGATATAACAAAAATACATTTCTAATAGAATCATAATCATTATCATAGACTAGCAATTGAAAGCACTAACAGAAAATTAAATCACTATTATGTAATATGAATATGACCTACCCAAATGGTCAAGATCACCTCCATAAGCCTGTTTGCGTATAACATCTTCGAAAGCAAATGCATATTCCCCAGGTACAGCATACCATGTTTTTGGTGAGCCAGTATGCAAAAAGTTCAAGCTATGAAGCTCATGATCTTCAACGTGCCATGCAAACCAGCTAAACAACATACCAATGTAAACCATTGGAGAAGTAACCCCAGGAATATCATCGAGCATAAACCGAGTAAGGGAGCCAGCTGACCGCGCAATTACTTGTAGGTTCCAAGGACAATTTGATAGCTTCCATCCAGCAGTTCCTTCAAGTTCAGCATCAGCACACAATCCCCTCTTCTTAGAGTGTGATGAATCATCGAATGACGAATTTGATTGATCAATTGATTCCTTTCCGGACTCAGAAAAAGGTCTTAAATCCGAGATTAATGGTTCAATTTCCACCTCAACAGGCAAATTTCTTGCATCATTTACACTTGATTGCCCCCAGTAAGAGTATGATTTCCCTCCTTGAGTTTTAGAGCATAATTTTCTTCTCTTCTTATGAGTACAGGAGTAACCCAACATTCCTTCCGGTTCCCCAAACCCAGAACCCGGTACATCATTTGCATATTCTACATATATAGGCTTCTCCAACACGGCTTTCCAGAACAATGTTTCAATAACAAGTGGACTAACATCCTTAATCGAGCCTAAAACTCTTCGACTAAATGCTTTGGACTTGGATTCGAACTGTTCGAGTGTATAAAACTCCCCACTTTGCCATACTTGCTTCTGAGAGCCAGGTTGTGAGGAATCAACAGAAACCCTAATTCTCTTTGAATCTTGACCTAATTCTTGTTGCCTGGTGGTGAATACAGCTCTATTGATCGAACCCCTCTTCGAGGAATCAGTAGGTTCCGTCAAATTAAGATCCAAACCCAATTCGCGAGTTCTTAAAAGAGATTTATTTAGGTTATTGAAAACAAATCTTTTAGAAGGTTTGGGTAATGGAGGAATTACTTTACAAATTCCGAAAACACTAGCTTCCTTCTCAATTTTTGAAATATACGCAATTGGGTCTGCAAATTCTGTGTCGGTCGGTCGAAATTCCGGTGCTAACGGCAAATCCTTTAGCCATTGGggaatttcaaaatcacccattAAGAAACTACAACCAACATATAGAACACCAATGTGGTGTAAAACGGAATTCAAGTTGTTCAAAACAACAAGTGTAGGTTAAAACCTAGATTTGGAATCAATGGTTCAATTCAACTCAATAGTAGATAGAAATGAGATGATCCGGAACCCTTACAAGAGATATGCGAGATGAAATTGAGGAGTAAACTGACAGTTAAGCGTATGAGCGATGCAAACTGGATTGGAGCACTCCTATGAAACAAACAAGCACCGAATGCTTCGGGAATAGGACGAGGTATGGGTAGAGCACAGGTTAACACCATTGACCACTTCCGGTTTAACTTTCACCAATTGGGCTAACTATGGAAATTACGACATGTTGGACCGCATATTTCGTAATATCTTGTTTTGTGACAaagtttattatattaattcgTTTCGTAGACAATGTTGTGCTTGTTGAACCGCCCAAAAATAAGGTTAAATCACATATGTTTTGTGTTCGATGATTTATGTGTCCTGTTTATCGTACTTTGTGTCATTTTGTACCAAGTTAAGTCATGACGTGAATAGTATATTGGTGACGTGTGTTGTAATTCAAAAGGGTTGTGCCTACACAACTTGCGTTTCAGCCCGGCCCACTTTCATCTTTAAATTGGGTTGgataaaattatgaattttgtaAATAGTAGACACCTAAACGGAATGTGAATATGAAGATATTATTCATCCACTAATTCTTGATTGAGACTATATCATGGTGAGACCTCTATTGAATAGgatgacccattaattaaaaattataataaaaaaataaataaaaaataaaaatgattgttATAATTCCTAAACTAAGCATATTGTTTTGTAAACTACATTgtctaataaagtttaatttaattaattaatgttattaatatatatgtataatttgGATTGCTTACGTGGTCTCGTCTTATAGTCAGACAATCCCATATAAGAGTCTCGTATTTCAGTCCGACCcacttttatcttttaattgGATTGgataaaaatatgaattttgtAATAGTAGACACCTAAACGGACATGAATATGAAGATATTGTTCGTcctctaattcttaattgagGCGATCTCATGGTGAGACCTCTATTTAATAAGATAGcccattaattaaaaattataataaaaagtaagtaaaaaaataataaataatagttataattcCTAAAACTAAGCATATTATTGCCCAGCctattatgttaattttaaaaaaaacagatGCGCGCGTGTGAGTGTAATGTAAAAagttacataatatatttgggttataacaacatttatctggggtaataacataatatatttgctgTTATACcaacatatatttgaggtttataacataatttattttggattataacataatatatttgaagttataacaatatatattttgaggttataacataatatatatagggttataataacatatatttgtggttataacataatatatttggggttataacataatatatttagagttgtaacaatgtatatttgaagtaataatataatatatatggagttataacaacgtacatttgggattataacataatatatttggtgttataaaaatactataccctcaaacacagactattatataccaaactatacattatattataaccctaaatataatatgttataacctcaaatatatgttgttataacctcatatatattatgttataacctcaaatatatatattgttatagcttcaaatatattatgttatgaccccaaataaattatgttataatccttaaatatatgctggtataacaccaaatatattatgttataaccccaaataaatgttataactccaaatatattatgtgacttttcacattacaaTTACACGCGTGCgtcagctttttttttttaattaacataaTAGGCTGAGCTTCTGAAAACCGTCTCTAAAAAAGACTAATTTTACAAAGACGggtgaaaaataaataagactctCATTATTTATCCTTTTATTTGGTTATACTTTAGGCTCGGAAAATTATGCCAATGAAAATCAAACTCAAGTCCCAATTGGTAATATGGCACATGTCGATGTTGATGTTGCCACCGAGACAAAACACGACTCTTAGTAGACTTATTTtaattcacaaatttttgtataaggCATGAGAAATGCCTCTTAGATAACCCAATAATAGAAACGTTTAGCTTATGGGCTTCGTATTTTAATTTCGTCGCACCGTAAGACGGTTTCATACAAGAGGGGCTGATTTTAACTTGTGAGGTTAGAATTACTAAATGATTATTTAGTATCACAAACAAATTTCGAGCTATTTTTGTACGCTGGTATGTTCATTACTGATGCCAACATATATTATGAAGATTATCACATTCACAACCAAAACCAACTTTTTGATGAGCTAATTTGctaaaaagaaacaaatagtTATCTATTTGGTaatacaatattaaaaaaattttaaaaaatttatagaatAATTTCGCtagaaaaatcaaatgtaaAGATTCATGCTCATACTTATCTAACTCCAAagattttcttcacaaaattcaatccCGAAGATTATATGGGAATAAATATTGTGACGGGATTTGAGTTTAAAAGAATTACCTTGGATGATTTGAATTTTGAGAACATTGCATTGtattatagtaaaaaaaaaatgactatATGAATTCATTTACATATGATGTGATACGAGGATGTTTGTAATTATCTGCAACGAGAGTGAGTCGATAAAGGGGCGGCCTTACATTTTGTACGCGCCAAAAATAATTTGCGTGGTCTCAAAAAGAGCAACGGAGAGAATATCAACTTATAGCACCTTGTTTGCTTGCTTCTGCTTCCTTTCTCTTAGAGGAAGGAAAGACAAGACCTTCATCCTAACAAAACCGAGCAAATATATTGTAATAACCAAACATGGAACgatttatacaaaaaataaatttagtacGATTAACGTAAATCCCTATTCTTTTACATTTTGATCTTCGTAATTTATGTTAGTAGAAGATAGAAAGTGAAGACATTGATCTACATTAGGGCAAAGGTCGGTCACAGCCCACCCACAAAAATCACCGAAAGTTTAGTTTATATGGTGTATGTGACCCACAAATTATTTTAACTCAATGTTCTACTTGCCCATTGGTCTTGGAATTAACACGAAAAAGCTGAACAAATGTGCTAAAATTCTTCTAATTTCAACCCCCTCATCTAAAATATTTGTTGAGATGTTAATATGAATGTTACTGGCTCCTCCTCACCTGAATCTGGGATTCGCCTAACACTATCCGTTGCAAGAAGTTCGAAGACAAATTACCTAGGCatgtaatatatttatatgGAACCAAGTAGTGGCTTGTTGGGGGAACTCAAGAGAGGACTTGTGGAAGGGCAAGCATTTAGTGGATTGGTCGGACaaaaagaagaaagagaagttggtAGAAACAAAAAACCAAGACGAAGCGAGGAGGGTGGTAGTTGAtggtgttggaaatacttcatatGTGAGGAAGATCCCACATCGCTAAAATATTGAGTTGTGGAATTGCATATAATGCTTGGTGAGTAATCCTCCtaataccatatggttttggaaaatAGTGAACCTCATCAACTGTGTATGCAAGTCTACACTTATTACCCGTGGGTTTGTGAGCCCAAGCTTACTGGTGCCCCGTGGGTGTGTCCTCATGAGTGGGCCTGCGGagtgattatgtgacgaattgtcacggcctaacagATGTAAGTATAGAACACAAAATAGACATAGTGGTGAAGGCTCGATGAAACTTGAGACAACGTTAAAGACATTATGCTTTTGGTGCTACACTTACATTCATAAGAATCATCCCAATTTCAAATCCTAGTTGTATCAAGAGCCAGCTCATAATAAACAAAGGTATCTAGAATTAGACCATGAATGAGAGAAGATGTGGAATACTTACGAGACATAATCAGCAGCACAAAATATAGGCACCCTTCCTAATCCAGCACCTAGCCACTGCTTCCTTGGAGACGTTACTAGATCATCAGCATCAGATCCTGTTGCTGTCAAGACAAACTTCAAGAAGAAATATTGAGAATGTGGATTTAGGTAAACAATTGCTACTATCATTCAATTTGTCTGAATCAAAAGAGGACGTCAAGAGAAAAGCACATATCTAGTATTCTGAAGCTATGATTTTGATACAAAGGAAATAAGGACAATATGACCGCCTAATTTTATCAATTAGCAGAAGTCCAACAACTTTTGTGGCCAGAATATATTACTATTCCTTCGTGCAACATGCATGATATACAATAAGAAGTTGGTGATTTGATTTTCTTACCAAAATTCAAATGTTTACCaaccaaaaaattaagaatGTCTTACTAAAGATGTATACTTATTGAAAGACTATTAAAATTTATCCATCACATCAAAGTAAAAAACGCATTTCATGATCACACAATGGAAAACTGGTCGATCAAAATTACTAGTGGTTATGTTTGAACCAGCTAGTTGAGGAATTCAGTTAGTTTTGAATCTACTTTTGCATATTAGCATTTAGCTgcatattgaattaaaacacATTCAAGGATAAGAAACGAAGCCTAAAACAAACAGCAGCGAGCATTTCAATTGTTATTTGTACAGTGAGAACCTTTCCATGTAATAAAGAAGATATAGCTCCAAGACACAGCATAAAATCCAGTACAGATCTCACTCTCATGGATCATTCAACAAATGGTCTCTAAAGTTAACATACCACTTACAATATATATCAACGAAAAAATTAAACCCCGTGATAAAGAAGGGaaagacaaataaaaaattaacgaAAATTCCAAGAGTAAAGGAGCAACAGAGAAACTATGAGATCTTTTTGTTCAGAGAATTAAAGTGAACATACCAGAGGCAAAAGAGTGGCCATAACAGCATAGCTCTCCAAAGGAGGAAAACAGAAAATCGCCAGCACACACGGGCTTCCTGAAAGCAAGCCgcaatttttaggaaaagacgCATCGGAAATTCCCCCTATCTAACACCACAgctttattaaaactactttcAGGTGTACATAAATATGCTATGCCTTCTCCACCCATTATCTACAAACTCACCACACCATGCTTCTTATTGCCTTTCTTCATACTTTTATCTCAAATTTCGAATATCTTTTCTTTCGAGAGCCCTTGAGCATCTTTGACCACTAAAATCAATAACTTGGTTTTTGAACCACCCAATCCTTGCCAAAGAAATTTCTTATCTTGTAACAACCGTTTGATAAAATTCCTAGACCACTAAGTCATCTTAGTGTCATACCACTTGAACAAATAGAAAACCTCATCCTAAGATTAACATATATCCAAGCTTTCTTTAAAGCACTAGATGAATCACGCTTGCAATTAAACGTTTCTAAAGGGATAGTGATGGGAAGAGGAAGAAATTAAACATTCTACAAttagaaaacataaaaaagtCAACCAACAACCTCTAATAATAATCACTAAATTAAGTTATTATTCATATATCCCAGTTATGAACTAAATTGTTGCCAAAATTTAAGTCCAACATTGTGATCAAAGtgataataatctcaacttctTCTATCTAATTATCCAATCTACATTTATCAGCTTGATTAGAGGAAGCAATAACCTAGATGGCTAGCAATTAGcattaataaatttatgaaaACAATCGAAACGAAAACAATCGAAACTAATACAACATCATAACAAGTAGAGAATCTATCATTCAAAGATATATTAAAAATGATACCATCAACTTGAATCCAAGTTCCTAAAATTAGAAAGTAATTGAGAGTTGCCTCAAAAACTAATTGAATCAATCTGGAGAGTATGGCCTACTTTACAGTTACTTTAACCAATTGTGTGGGAGTAATCGAAATTCATATTTGAAATAAATGTGTAATACAACTTGAAATGTAGATATACAATGAAAATTTGATGTAAAAATAGTGTTagataatatgtttgttttcaACTTGCATATCTGATGCGCCTGCTAGCAAAATCAAGAATTCGACAAAGACATGGGACCAAAATTGACTTGGATGGAGGGGCCGAGGGGTAAACCAAGATATGGTGTAATGGGATTTTCAAAACCACTTAGCTTTACCAGATGGAAAATATAAGTTGTAACAGACAATCTTAACTGgcaaatttttgttttgtataGTTAACCCCATATCTTGGTATTATGGCTTCGGCATCCTTGTTGATGCCATTATGttcttttaattaaaattatttaaacactAAAATGCAAGATAAAAAAGGCAAGtacaaagaaacaaaaatcaTAGTTGAAATTAAGGTAGTACTACCAAAACCAGCAAAAAATGCCCAATTTGATTCAAAGAAGTCCAGCCTCCTGTCAAGAGTCACTCCAGAAAAATTCCATTTGTACCTGACGGAGACATTGATTGTCAGAACAAAACTGATGCAAAGGAAATTCAACcaatagagaaaaaaaagaaggaTGACGTACTCAAAACAGTAATAAGCATACATCCAGGAAAGAAGCAAGAAATAGAGTGCTTTTCCAGCATATGGAATAAAACCAGTGGCAAAAACCTGCACATATGACGGTAAACAATTAAGGAAAACTAGAAACCCATCTTTTCATTTTACTCTGTCCTTTTTTCTCAgggttgggtttgggtttgagtTGGAGTTGGAGAAGAAAGAACACAGCAGCTCATGTTTTGCATCACATTATGTACAGATGCCAAGTTAACTAAGAATGATGTTTCACTTACAAGCCTGTGATAACATACACATAAATGCATGAAGTAAAAAATGTGATCGACCAGAAATAATAAGTCTCACCTCCAGAAAGAATAAGGTCAAGAGGAGAAATGAGTATACTTGCTCCCCTATTCCAATCATGATcctaaaaaaagaagaaaatgaattaaaaggaATTCAGCAAATGGCACTTAATGCTAAAATGATACTTAAAAGTTTGTTGCTGATTATGATATGATCctaataatatcaaatatgcaAGTCAATCCTCTACAATATTGACCAGGAAAATGCAAAAGATTTTTAGTATACAACTgccatttttacaattttttataatttcagccctgaaataaaaagaaacacaaTAAGAAGAGACAAATAGCAATGACATATAGTGTCAATGAAAATATAGACGATTTTAAAGTGCTCAAAAAGCGTCGAGCTTTACTATGATTCAAAATTACGTTATGATTTTTGGTTGTATTGATTGACTATATTTTAGCtgaatttacaattttttgttaACTCCGCCCCTACTGCTCTAGTGAGTCGAGGTTATGGGTTTTTGGCCAATAAGAACCCAAAGGAAAACATCATCACTCACAAAACCAAAAAACGGACAAAAAACATCTTCACCTGCTTCCACATTCATCACTTCATCGTCTTCTTTTTTTCTGTTGAGATTTTAAGACAGAAAAACTTCAACCCACCTTTATTGTCTCATTCCATGCTCTTTCTAAACCCAAATtcacaaaatatgaaaatatacaGTTCCCTTCTCAACTTGTTCAATTAAACAGTTACGTGAGTCAACCCACTTAGCTTGTTTAAGTCAAGTATctataaaattaagaaaaaaaatcatcttTTCGCGCCTAATCTTGTTTTACAATTGTATTAATTCATATTTACCTACCACAAACATTTCACTATATTGAATGAAGTAGCACTATTTGTTatctatatttttaattgaaatatgATTACATACATGTTTCAAGTTTAACATTTTATTACTCCAATGCCAATAAGTGGCTCCACCTAAAGTGAGGCATGGGGTTTGCATGTATGGATTCACGCTTGTGATACCCTGGTTACTTGTTAGAAATAACAAAGGTTTTTCCGATTGActcttggtagcaaacatcatatgAAACTTTACGTAAATATATGTTTCAAGTTATATTGATGAAAAAGCATCaaccttatttttaaaaactcaaggTACCCTGATGGACTAATCCATTTAATGGTTAAACTCGTGTAGACTAAGCCAAGTGTGTAATATTCTCAACATTTACTaacttaatatttatttgattcaCCATATTTGACTTGTCGTGTTGTGTTGTACATGATTGCTAGGTTACTTGGACTTTTTGTTTGACCTCAAGTACTTGTGTCAGATCCTTGACACTTCGCGCTTCGATATTGGTATGACACCTCAACACTTCAATTTGAAGAAAAAACATGGAAAGATATCATAATACAATGGACTCCGAAAATTGGGCAAGTAACCACTCCACCACAAATACCCAAGTTTGAGTAACATAGTATAATAGTCGACCAAGTACCAATTCGTGCATCAATATGATAAGTTGTTCGTATTGAATAGTAGGACACTTAATTGGTATCTTATAGAGGTAATATTCTCTTCAACTGATTGAGTGTGTTTAGATACCAAACAGAGGACGAAAGGGGTGGGAAGGGAAGAGGAGATAAATAAGTTTTCCTTCCATATATCCATTGTAGGAAGTTCTCTAACAAAATATAAAGTACATCACCTTTCTAATTCCTTTCCCTACACATTTTTTATCCAAATGCAAGAAACTCCATCCCCTTATTTCCTTCCCCTTCCATTCGCTCCATTTCATTCAACCCAAACAAAGCGTCTGGgaactaatttttttgttt from Amaranthus tricolor cultivar Red isolate AtriRed21 chromosome 3, ASM2621246v1, whole genome shotgun sequence includes:
- the LOC130808972 gene encoding protein EI24 homolog isoform X3, with the translated sequence MFSLPWIYFSGQWILPDECPHIIYEEVCKYGVLLTLYSTTRKLLIQLVYLLWFYPLYVSSIILSGIWYNDIAKQGFIAMGKSKPSAVVTTCEKKASLAQTPGLDKPAGLGGIMIGIGEQVYSFLLLTLFFLEVFATGFIPYAGKALYFLLLSWMYAYYCFEYKWNFSGVTLDRRLDFFESNWAFFAGFGSPCVLAIFCFPPLESYAVMATLLPLFVLTATGSDADDLVTSPRKQWLGAGLGRVPIFCAADYVSMKVLSFLPLRERKQKQANKVL